The following proteins are encoded in a genomic region of Triticum dicoccoides isolate Atlit2015 ecotype Zavitan chromosome 1B, WEW_v2.0, whole genome shotgun sequence:
- the LOC119350727 gene encoding uncharacterized protein LOC119350727, whose translation METLPDDVVVEILVRVTDVADLFRCAATCRRCRLLIAEPSFLRRRWPEGVSHLSSLLGLFVVQQPREEPTEGDSTAAPMPPFTPVPWCSIGERYSFLTVPWPPDSQAAVLTSRRGLLVVRFVPLNEPTNGYEKIMNLALYDPIAGRGRDLPELKSDRPFRIEGCALLTHADCCPDETASSFFKVLIIGGDRDEPRHNLHVFTSTESSSSWGTPRECYDSLEDDDTRVVSQQTTAVVCHGIAHWLFKNASNLYALSVCARTTEMSLTRLPVTPDQTQPLLGVTNDGTPCLLRLDGKYIMLEIWTRPSHNMSRESDSNTGCWHRTKMINLQRPEHGKIDQVQCVCVGQTSGILLVKDNQEDMYIVDLQTGAMEAVTNWFHGIVVMAIPFEMDWPEFFTRNLANSRIERAKLGGVL comes from the coding sequence ATGGAGACGCTGccggacgacgtggtggtggagatCCTGGTGCGCGTGACGGATGTGGCAGACCTCTTCCGCTGTGCCGCGACGTGCAGGCGATgccgcctcctcatcgccgagCCGTCTTTCCTCCGCCGCCGCTGGCCGGAGGGTGTGAGCCACCTGTCCTCCCTGCTCGGCCTCTTCGTCGTGCAACAGCCCCGTGAAGAACCAACAGAAGGGGACTCTACGGCTGCGCCCATGCCGCCCTTCACCCCGGTGCCATGGTGCTCCATCGGAGAACGCTACAGCTTCCTCACCGTTCCTTGGCCTCCTGACAGCCAGGCAGCAGTGCTCACCTCGCGCCGTGGACTTCTTGTTGTGCGCTTCGTCCCACTAAACGAACCCACCAATGGTTACGAGAAGATCATGAACCTGGCATTGTACGATCCAATCGCCGGCAGAGGCCGTGACCTGCCTGAGTTGAAGAGCGACAGACCTTTCCGAATAGAAGGATGCGCCCTTTTAACCCATGCGGATTGTTGCCCGGACGAAACGGCGTCGTCCTTCTTCAAAGTGCTAATCATCGGCGGCGACCGAGATGAGCCACGGCACAATCTCCACGTGTTCACTTCCACGGAGTCGAGCTCGAGCTGGGGCACGCCCAGGGAGTGCTATGACTCTTTGGAGGACGACGACACCCGTGTCGTGTCTCAGCAGACCACCGCGGTCGTGTGCCACGGCATTGCACATTGGCTCTTCAAGAATGCGTCCAACTTGTACGCACTCAGTGTGTGTGCTAGGACCACAGAGATGTCCTTAACAAGGCTCCCAGTCACACCGGACCAAACGCAGCCACTGCTTGGAGTCACCAATGATGGAACGCCATGCTTGCTTCGCTTGGATGGGAAATACATCATGCTGGAGATCTGGACACGCCCGAGCCACAACATGAGTCGAGAAAGCGACAGCAACACAGGGTGCTGGCATCGCACCAAGATGATCAATTTACAACGACCCGAGCATGGCAAGATCGACCAGgtgcagtgtgtgtgtgtgggtcagACGAGCGGCATACTGCTCGTCAAGGACAATCAAGAAGACATGTACATTGTAGATCTCCAAACAGGGGCAATGGAGGCGGTCACCAACTGGTTTCACGGCATTGTCGTCATGGCTATCCCTTTTGAGATGGATTGGCCAGAATTCTTCACGCGCAACTTGGCAAACAGTAGGATTGAGCGAGCTAAACTGGGAGGAGTTCTATAA